The following nucleotide sequence is from Burkholderia gladioli.
AACGCCGATGACGAGGATTCCGAAGCATCGCTGGGGCCGAACGTGCATCGCCTCAAGCCGCGCACGCGCAGCCTGCCGAGCTTCTCCTGGCCGAAGCTGGCGGTGGCCTTCGTGGCCGGCGCCTTCTGCTGCGGCTTGGCCCTGCAGTTCGCGCCGCGCCTGTCGGGCGGCGGCTTGCTCACCGCCTCGAACGATTCAGGCATGACGCCCTGGATCAAGGCAGCGGCCGGTTACCAGCAGCTCTATTCGCGCGACACCGTCGCGGCGCTGCAGCCCGACATGGGCGCCACCGCCACCACCGTCGCCGATATCCATGATGCCGACAAGCTGGCCTTGCAGATTCCCGATCTGCGCAGGCAGGGTCTGACCTTCAAGCGCGTGCAGCGGCTGCGTTTCCACGACAAGCCGCTGGTGCAGATCGTCTACCTGCCCGAGCGGGGCAAGCCGGTCGCATTGTGCGTGCTGAAGGAGGCCAAGGCCGATGCCGCGCCTTCGAGCGCGCAGGTGGAAGGCATGTCGGTGGTGTCGTGGCGGCGCGGTCAGCTCGGTTATGCGCTGATCGCCGCGCCCGGCGACGTCGATCTCGATGCGCTCGGCAAGCAGCTCTACAACGGCCAGGTGTCGACCACCATCAGCGCCGCCG
It contains:
- a CDS encoding anti-sigma factor family protein encodes the protein MKIDDASLLAYVDGELTPQENARIEEAIAASEELASRVAMLRASQLPYGEAFDQQSLPPVPESLTRSVDELIRRHLAGEGASVAAPQATAPAANADDEDSEASLGPNVHRLKPRTRSLPSFSWPKLAVAFVAGAFCCGLALQFAPRLSGGGLLTASNDSGMTPWIKAAAGYQQLYSRDTVAALQPDMGATATTVADIHDADKLALQIPDLRRQGLTFKRVQRLRFHDKPLVQIVYLPERGKPVALCVLKEAKADAAPSSAQVEGMSVVSWRRGQLGYALIAAPGDVDLDALGKQLYNGQVSTTISAADTGVHERTAS